In one window of Juglans regia cultivar Chandler chromosome 3, Walnut 2.0, whole genome shotgun sequence DNA:
- the LOC109020251 gene encoding 3,9-dihydroxypterocarpan 6A-monooxygenase-like — translation MANPSPVHPNLAECAFLFFIWIVSNLVVRFLIKIICTNSSAKTRNPPSPRALPIIGHLHLLSSKLPESLQNLARRYGPLMQIRIGTSTTFVVASSATVTKEILKTHDIDFASRFEFGPTEYNIYSGDGFVTCPNNTYWLFMKKLCMTKLFAGPQLDRFNHIREQEIQNLLKSLFKSSREGEACDLAMELTTLTNNLLCRMALSKRCSENAEGAKEVRKLIVEIMQLGAKLGVNEALGPLKKFDLFGNGKKLVEAMWRYDELFEQIIKEYEDEIVDGHGKEDQADLMSIVLEIYKNTNAEVKLTRNQIKFFFMEIFMASIDTLTAAIQWAMAELINHPQPFKRLREEINTVVGSNRLVKESDVPNLPYLQAVVKETLRLHSPVPLIHRECTKDCTINGFHVRAKSKVLINVYAIMRDPEQWNDPDEFLPERFFINSNDKLGQHDHMEMKGQDFHYLPFGGGRRGCIGGTHALLVTHVTLGALTQCFDWKVKGGEKIDINVGSGFSGAVPLPLVCYPIARFDPF, via the exons atgGCCAATCCTAGTCCTGTGCATCCTAATCTCGCGGAATGcgccttcctcttcttcatctggATTGTCTCAAATCTCGTCGTGCGTTTCTTGATCAAAATTATATGCACCAACTCTAGCGCCAAAACTCGGAACCCACCCAGCCCACGGGCTCTCCCCATAATTGGCCACCTTCACCTACTAAGCTCTAAATTACCCGAGTCACTCCAAAACTTAGCTCGACGCTATGGCCCTCTCATGCAGATACGTATTGGTACTTCAACAACTTTTGTTGTCGCTTCCAGTGCCACTGTTACAAAAGAAATCCTTAAAACCCACGATATCGATTTTGCCTCCAGGTTTGAATTTGGTCCTACGGAGTACAATATCTATAGTGGGGATGGCTTTGTTACATGCCCTAATAACACCTATTGGCTGTTCATGAAAAAGCTGTGCATGACCAAGTTATTCGCAGGCCCTCAGCTAGATCGTTTCAACCATATTCGAGAACAAGAGATTCAGAATCTCTTGAAATCGCTGTTCAAGAGCTCTAGAGAAGGAGAGGCGTGCGATTTAGCTATGGAGTTAACGACCTTAACAAATAATTTGCTGTGCAGAATGGCTTTAAGTAAGAGATGTTCGGAAAATGCCGAGGGAGCTAAGGAAGTCAGGAAGTTGATCGTGGAAATTATGCAGCTTGGAGCAAAATTAGGAGTCAATGAAGCACTCGGTCCTTTGAAGAAATTTGATCTCTTTGGAAATGGGAAAAAGCTTGTGGAGGCAATGTGGCGGTACGATGAGTTATTCGAGCAGATCATAAAGGAATACGAAGACGAAATTGTTGATGGCCATGGGAAAGAAGATCAGGCAGATCTGATGAGCATCGTGCTGGAGATTTACAAAAACACAAACGCAGAGGTGAAGCTAACAAGAAATCAGATCAAGTTTTTCTTCATG GAAATATTCATGGCAAGCATTGATACTTTAACAGCAGCCATACAATGGGCCATGGCGGAGCTCATCAACCATCCCCAGCCATTCAAGAGGCTCAGAGAGGAGATTAACACGGTTGTCGGGTCCAACAGGCTAGTCAAAGAATCAGACGTCCCAAATCTTCCTTACTTGCAAGCCGTTGTGAAGGAAACCCTAAGACTACATTCTCCAGTACCCCTCATCCATAGAGAATGCACCAAAGATTGCACGATCAATGGATTTCATGTAAGGGCCAAGTCTAAAGTGCTGATTAATGTCTATGCCATCATGAGGGACCCGGAGCAATGGAATGACCCAGATGAGTTTTTGCCTGAGAGATTTTTTATCAACTCGAATGATAAGCTTGGTCAACATGATCACATGGAAATGAAGGGTCAGGATTTTCATTACCTTCCATTCGGGGGTGGAAGGAGGGGATGCATTGGTGGAACACATGCTCTACTGGTAACGCATGTGACACTCGGAGCATTGACCCAATGCTTTGATTGGAAAGTCAAAGGTGGGGAGAAGATTGATATAAACGTGGGGTCGGGATTTTCCGGAGCCGTGCCACTTCCTCTTGTGTGTTATCCAATCGCTCGTTTTGATCCATTTTAG